In Euphorbia lathyris chromosome 2, ddEupLath1.1, whole genome shotgun sequence, the sequence TATTGTTACAGTTTACTGTAAAAAAAAACAGTGATTCCctactgttggaaaaaactaattttcatGTATAAAAAGCAAATAGTAATTCACTAATAAAATACTTAAGactttcatttttaatatgaaaaggCAAACACCTCATAATTAAGGGGAAAAAGATCTATGCATTTACAAGTAGAGAAAGCTCgtacttttaatataaaaaaattagtaaaatcagAAATTTGATTAACTGTATTAGTCATAGTCATTATTAACGTGAGTTTTTTTTATCGACTTTTGCTGAAATTATACTATTTTGAATTAAGGACTTTTATTGAtgtgaaatataaatttgatgaggtgacaaaaaaaaatgttagttaatttattttatattaatactGCAAATCATCGAGCAATTCCATCACATGTTGTAATGTTTAAATTGTAATAGATTCATCCAACGAAGATGCAGTAGGAAAAACAGTAGCCATCATCGTTGGTTCAGTAGCAGCTTTCGCCGTTCTCATTGTTCTTCTCTCTTTTTGCCGGAAAGCAGTCGGTATGAATTTCTCTTTTAGTTCTTCTATATCGTAATTCACCCACTGAATTCTATATTAGATATTGATGCAACTAAGAAAATTATTCGTATGCTTTAAATACTAGTGTCAACATCTTACACTGAATTTGATAATTCAATCATCGGATTTGCATGTAAATTAAAGGCTCGTTTGATTTATCTATTGTTGGAAAAGActgctttttcaaaaagcaaagattctctacttttgtaaaaagctaatTTTCAGGTATAAAAAACAAATAGGAAGTCTATAACTAAACACACAAAAATTcttcattttgaaatgaaaaagGTAAACAGAAGTATGAAAAATAGCAATCAAACACTTATGAATGGTTTTGATTACTGATATAGGTTTAAATTAGTATTATAGTGGATTCTTTAATTAAACCCTATTATTGGACATTTACCTAAAATAAATTTGTTATAAGGAAACAGATCAATTATATtcataatgatatattttatcaatttttttgaATGCAGGCTAGAGGTTTGGTGGATGTGGGCTGTTTCAAAAGAATACCAATTTTGAATTCAGGAGAAGCCcaaattgctttttttttttcttaagatTTTTGTATTCTGCTTTTCTTTATTTAAAAAAGAGTAAAgactttttattaatttatttaattaattttagcaCAATAGAAAGTGGATGTTATTCTATATATATGGTATAAAGTAAACACAACACTAATATCTATCAACTTCAAAAGAGCTTCTGATTCTTCTGTGGCTCTTCATATGCCATCCTTACACAAATCCATTATAATAAAGATGATGTTGAAAATAAAATCAACCCATATCAAATGCAATATCTACTTGGAAACattattactttattttatgcTAAAAAATGACACGAAACTACtgatctttcaatttttttgtttcattaagTCTGTGCTTGTCAAATTagttaattcaattaaaaaaagcGTTATTCATTTCTTGAAATTATATCAAAATTTCTTTCAATTGTGAAATGAATAGTATTATCCGAGttgtatatttaaaactaaattttttggttatcaggggcttaatgcgacaaaaaataaaaatcagagactttatatatttaaataaaagatcaagagtTTAATATACCAAAACTGAAGAATCAAGGATTTAatgcaataaaataaaaaataaaaaagcttAACATATCATATcattagccccttgaactttaACTTGGCTAAAAAACTCCATTGGTCCCGAATTTACATAATATCTCGTTAGCTCTGTAagcttatttaaaataatttattggctatctaaatttgcttaaaataatcTACTAACCTCTAAATTTGCTTACAATGATCTATTAGCTTATTGAACTTGGTTACAGTAGTATATATTTggcttaatacacaaataaccccctaaacttgtccaaatgttgcaactgacccctccaactttcaaatgtaacaacttaccccttaaacttgtccaattgtaacaacttaccccttaaacttgtccaattgtaaaacacaaccccaaattgctgacatggagtgcaattgaagaaacacgtgaaatgcaAAATCTGGAACGTtcgtggagtatgataatcagatttttggcgtgatacgaatccggagaaacttttttacggttgcttcaaatacggggtaaaaaaattctcaatttggggttatgttttacaattggacaagtttaaggggtaagttgttacaattgaaagttgaggggggcagttgcaacatttggacaagtttagggggttatttgtgtattaggcctatatattttaatgtgtccaaatctatatataaaaaaaagcaaaattaaGATGATTCTAAAtctataaaacaaattaattttctatttattaaaattttagtctttttttttatatatttgagAGTTAATTATGttactttaagtaagtttagagAACTAATAAAATCTATCTCGCTAATAATGTACATTATTATTAGAAGCTTTATGCATTTAAATGAAAGACTAAAGATTTCATGTAAggagtggtgaagctcttagcctagtggttgagagcttacctataacTAGGGATGTCatgagttcgaatcacatccgggtctggtggaggtttttctttcttctttaatgtcagcgcattgcgcaaatttttaaaaaataattaaaaaaaaaaaagacttcaTGTAAGGAAATTTCTTTTTGGCTTATTGGATTAGGTGAGGGCAATGCCATAAATATAATGGGAAACAAAATAGGTGAAGTAGTAGTAAATTTGTCTGTACTAGTTTTTAATAGACCCAATCACCCTTGCTTAATATTACACTCACTTTAGGTTAATGGCCTTTATGTTTATCAAAATAGATGGTCTAgtcaattaatattaattattatttattatcattaaaatatcatattctAAACCtatgatatttttaattttgtttgttgaTTTTATCTTTCAATTTAACAAATTGACACCTCAACTAATTATAATTCTACATATTGAATATTTTATCACCAAAAATAGTTAAACTATAAATATCAAACTTCCATATATTTAACAATGGGAAAACTGCTTCCTTTTCTCTTCAATTTTCATCAATTCTTCACTAATTTCATCAATTCATCTTCCTGTTAATtggattttcttctttttcggATTGTAGTCTTCTatttgaggagagagaaggaaaaTTGTCTTCCTTTTTTTCTCCTTACatcattttattgttttatttttctttttctttgttcAATAAATTGTAGTTGGATTGTATATATTTCACCGAATCTCTTATTCCGTTTGAATTGCATTTGTTATTTATTATCTTTTCATTTATAACATTTTCTGATTTAGCAAGGACAGAAATGGTAGATCTTATTCGTAGATCACTacatctacgtggttgcaaaagaaaggATCCAGATCCGAAGATTCAGAAGGGTTTAAATGTTGAAGATTTGATTACATCTGCTTCTCTATAAATTTGGAGTTTCAAGAAGTATATGTTCAATctgttgtttgttttatttgtacctttaatggtttattttgctctttgtagtcattttcttaCTTTGTGGATTCTGTACTAGGCATAGCCCTTACTTATATAAGGTTTtatttcttactttttttattGTACTTGTTGTTTTCTTATCTATAAAATGATGtatgcatttttatcaaaaaaaaaaaaaaaaacaattggaaaatattttttttatatatgaataTAAGAGTAAagtaagaaataaaattaatttataaatgcaTTCCTGTGATTTGAAAACATATAAATAGGAGTTGGTGTTTATATAATTTGCAAGTGatttcataaaatattattgtgACGACTATTTACTTTAAAAATAAACGATTCtaaacaattaaaataattaattttattaattattttacatataaattctcactataaattaataaaactaaaattatttcttaccaaaaaaaaaataaaactaaaattatttATCGATAAAAAATATTTGATTCACAAATTCTTTTAACCGTAAATAACAATAATTTGTttacaaatttttaaaccatgAGACTGCATTTATAGATCGAACAAACCACAAGTATTTTTGTTAACTTCATACTAAGTAAATATAATGTAGACCATAACCGTCAAGATTTCACTTTCAACAATAAAAAATGCAATTTCAAAGTCGGATGAAACGAgtcaagctttttttttttatcgagtttaatttttaatagtaACGAGACACTTTCCATATACAATTTAATTGATAGAATTCAATATTTCGAATGAAAAGACCGTAAACTTAATCAACAAAAATCGAAAATTACAAAtgtttttcttccctttctttttttttatcataattgTAAAATTTCTATAACAAACTTAAACCAATATTGATCCCGACCTCTCTTATAACATCAATCCAACGACTGATATGACATCATCTGAACGGACCCGTAAAATTTCGGTGGCATTTTATCTCAATCACAAGCAGCAACAAATTGGCAAAACAAGTCTAGAGCAACAGTAGTGGCCTGTTCAACATTCAAAGCCTTAGCCTTAACCGTCGCCATAACTTTCcccatcttcttcctcttcacAAACTCATCAAATTCCCCCACACAATCCGACGCATCCGTCACCGCCGAGCTCAAATACGTCTGAATATTACTCACATGGCACCGATCATCGCACATCAAATCATTtcctctccctctccctctTCGCAGCTTGCTCAGTTCTAAAATCGAATTGCAAAGTGAATCCACAGTATCCCCCAAAAGTTCCAAGCAATCTCCACGCACACCTCGATCTCTAATTCGCCGGAATTTCTTCGATACTTTCAGGATATGGAGCCTCGTGAATTGAGCTCTGTAAAGGCTTGCGATTAAGGCTGATTTGGCTAGATCTTTCGGAGTTTTTTTGGCTGAATTTGGTACTATTGTCAGGTATTGGATGCATAGGCCTGGATAGGTTGTGTTGCTGCATAAGTGTTTGATGTTGGTTCGCCGCCGGGTGGCGGCGGAGAGAACGGAGTTTGGGTGGCCGGAGAGGGagattatgatgatgaaggcgGAGGAGAGGAGGAATGTTGAGGATAGAGTTGGGTTGGGCATTTTGGTAATGAGAGAAGAGGAAAGGAAGAATTGGAGTTGGTTTTGTGGGGAATAATAAGGTGTATTTATGGCAATTCACTGtgttttgattttgattgaATGTCAATTAATAGTTATTAGATTTGTGACTCTAAACTGATTTTTTTCCTCTTAATAATGTTATATATTCTCAAGTCCGGTTTCAAAAGCAAAAAATCTCGTAATTATATCACGGGTTTTAGCGGTGGACCGGTGTTACTGTTTGATTTAGCCGCTGTTTATTGTCTGCTGTTACGATTTACTGTTAGAAAAATAGGGATTTCATACTGTTGGAAAAATGTAAATATTGAACAATTAATACTTTCATAAAGCAATATAGGAAGAtgaaattgaataaacaaacaaCCCCTTATTGAGGAAATAGTAAGTGTAAATTTATTGATTGCAATCACATCTCAAtaagaattaaatgatattttaaactaATTTGATAGGCCGTGACTATTTAAACGAGAACATTAGATCCGTAATTCTTTTAATCCAACTTTATTTAAGAGTTTTTTCACAAAGAAAAGGATATTATTTTGAGCAAAGCAAAGTGAGctctaaattaatcaaagaaTATCTTGTACCGCCCTATTAGGTAAAGAATTAAAATCAGTATGAAATGGTGGTGTTACTCGACAATGTTGGACACTATTTAATGGTTTGTTTGTAAAAGAGAATTTTTATCTTTCTTCTTGCACATTGGTTATAAGTAATGGTTAGACTAAATATTTACCAAATGATCATAGTTGATACATATATAGTTTTAGAAATGTGAGTTTGTGGGTTTGATTTCACCCTCctatgaaaaaattaaaatacacggtttatgatattatgataaatAAATTACAAGTACATGGACCAATAAGAATGGTCCTTGAAGAAGTAACCACTAATGTCATATCCGACCCTGGTTCTACGTCTAGAATCGCAAATAGCATATGCGATTAGTGAAACTCATTTCAAGTTGCCAAACAGCCTTCTCCATTAAGAGAACGACACGTGGAATCGAGCTCCTCTAAGACATACTACATGTCACACTATAAACAGAAAAGTGCACGGTGTAGGAAAAGACACGTTCTCTTTCACTACTCATTTCATTATCTTCCATATCATTTCTCCTTTAACCTTGTTAACTTAATCATCATAGTGAGGTCACCAGTCTCAGACCTATTTTTGAAACTTTTTTCTGTCTTATCTCAAGTATCAGAAGGATCTACAAAGCTCATCTCAGATATGCCATGCCAAAATGGTGCTATATATGGGCATGGACTGAAGAAACATGGCCATAACTCAGCTAAACAACGTCTTGATCCCATCAACACCGGAGAGCAAGACCATGCAAGATCCAAACTACTCGATCTAGGAATCGAATGAAAACCTCTCAGGGTGGATTGAGAGATTCCAAAAGACCACAATCCAGATTAGGCTCCTCAATATGGACAAAGTTGTGGATGCAACAGCAGAAAATATCTGTCTAAGAATGACACGAAAAGAGGTCAAAGAAGACCATGAGAGCAGGAAGAGCGCGACTTTGCGCCACTAAATGCTCctagaaaataaattttatactaGGTGGAAAAGAACAAGCAACAGTTTGAATTTCCACCAAAGCTCAAACACTCATGTTGTCGAAGCAAACAAATGTACTATGAATTCCGTAAGAGCAATGGACAAGACACCGAAGAATGTCGGTAGATGGCTCTTGAGCTAGACCGAATAATAGAGCAAGGAAAGCTAGACATGTTCAATTAGCAAGAACTTATTCTCTGATTACTTATCATACAAAGCTGAAGTAAATAACttaataaaatcaattaaaatacgTAAATTAGAAGAAATTCACTACTACATTGAATAAACACCATTCTTATTGATATCAAAACAATAATCATACAAAAATGGGAAATACAACAACACGATTAGCCAAGTTTTAGATCCGGGAACTCTCCAAGTTTTGGAGCTTTATCTATCTATCCATCGTCTTCCGAAGGCCACACATTCCCTAGAACTGAAAATCAGTGTCATAATACTTCTCCCTAAGTTTCCTAAGGATCATGATTCGTTATCGATTTAGCCTACGATGTCCTTGTAGTCATATCTACCTCCAACGACAATTGATCTATGGATTCTTGAAGAACCCTGGAATTTGACTTCTATACAATAATGTCTTCCATAAGAATCAACACATAAAAGTTTTCTACACCAAGGGATTTTCAAGCATGGCCACCTTTTCCTTAAGAACATTTTCATCACCTTCAAAATGATTACGTACTTTTTTGAGATGCTCGGATTCACATTTCAAGCGGTGAAGGTCTTTCTCTAATTTTTTTCCAAAGGGGTGAGGTGAGTTTGAATGTTTTGGTTTCGTTTTGGTGACGGTACTCTTGATCTCGTCCACTTTGGGAGCCTTGAAAATAGCCATTTTTTAATTCTTCTATGCCTCATCATTGCTCATATTAGCTTCGACTTTGGCTTTTTTTAGCTTCTAACACGCTAAAACTTCGTTGTTTTTGTGTATTGgctaaacaaattaaaaatgcaagtgTGAAAAGACtagacatatttaattttctacaAGTTCAGTgctctttttttaaaaaaaatataacatttttacattttttttatttttagttatatttttgttaggattgttataaattaaaatgtaattcagaaattaagttatttgactctcaaaagtaaaaaattgaTCTCTCtcttagatctatcttctctctttcagatctgtcttctctctttcaaatctgttttctttctttcagatctatcttctctctctcaaatttgtcttctttcttctctttttctgatttttcttctctcttttatatTTGTCTTTTGGGGATCAAACCCGTTGGGGGAAATGACTTGCCTTAGTTGGAATTGTCGGGGTCTCGGCAACCCCCGGGCAGTTCGGGTTTTAGGTGAGTTATTAAAGACTCACAGGCCGCATGTGGTGTTCTTGATGGAAACTTTGGTGGATAGTGGGCGTATGGAGAGGTTAAGGCGTCAGTTTGGTTTTGATGGTTGTTTTATTGTTAGTGGTAGGGGGCATAGTGGGGGTCTTGCTATGTTATGGAGAGGTGCTTTGGGTTATGGGATCAAAAGCTATTCTGATCACCATATTGAACTTGATGTCCAAGATAGGAGGATGGGGTCTTGGCGTTTGTTgggtttttatggttttgctGATAGAGGTAGACAAGCTGAGTCTTGGTCACTTCTCGGGTCTATTTTGCATGGTTCAATTCTGCCTAGTGTGGTTATCGGTGATTTCAATTATATTATGCATATGGATGAGAAAGTTGGTGGTCCTGACTACCCACCCTACCTGATTAATAGATTCGTTAATGTTGTTCACTGTAACGATCTTCATGAGCTTGTTATGAGGGGGAGTAGGTTCACCTGGGAAAAAGACAGGGGTTCGGCTAATTGAGTTCATGAAAAGCTGGATAGGGCATTGGGTTCGGGAAGCTGGATGGCACGATTTATTAACTATAGGTTGACAAATCTAACTGCATCCTATTCTGATCATTCTCCACTTCTTCTCGAATTCTGTCATGTTGTTCCTAGAATGAAATCTTATCGGTTTAGGTTCGAGGCTGCACTGTTTAAAGAGGTCGGGTTTGATGATGCTGTCAGATCGTGTTGGCAGAATAGCTATGGTGGCCCAATCTCGGGAAGGATTAGGGCGTGTGTCGCTATTGCTGAAAGATGGGGGGCAGATTATAAGTTTCGATTTCAGTAGAAGATTAGCATGTACAAAAAAGTATTAGAGCAGCTCCAAGATAGGACGGACCGGATTTCCATCAAGCGTTTCCAAGATAGTAAGAATAGGTTGAGTTAGGTTCTAGATCAGGAGGCTGTGTATTGGAGGCAACGAGCAAAAGCTTTCTAGCTTAAGGAGGGTGATCGTAATACACTTTTCTTTCATGCATGTGTTGCCTCTCGTAGGCAGGTTAATTTCATTCATTCACTGATTGATTGCCATGGTGATGTTCAGATTGAAGAGCGGGATAAAGGTGTGGTGGCTTTGAAGTATTTTACCGagttattttcttcttctcctcttccTAATTTTGATGCAATTGAGGCG encodes:
- the LOC136216717 gene encoding pectinesterase inhibitor 11-like — encoded protein: MPNPTLSSTFLLSSAFIIIISLSGHPNSVLSAATRRRTNIKHLCSNTTYPGLCIQYLTIVPNSAKKTPKDLAKSALIASLYRAQFTRLHILKVSKKFRRIRDRGVRGDCLELLGDTVDSLCNSILELSKLRRGRGRGNDLMCDDRCHVSNIQTYLSSAVTDASDCVGEFDEFVKRKKMGKVMATVKAKALNVEQATTVALDLFCQFVAACD